The Humulus lupulus chromosome 4, drHumLupu1.1, whole genome shotgun sequence genome has a window encoding:
- the LOC133831955 gene encoding uncharacterized protein LOC133831955: MNFNIGSPSESSYSDGENDDGANLINDIEMINTEEETLITMNANNNICMVRYPNQLNNKAVHGGSVLGHSTINRYRESVDRNLFNDYFSKNPRYNDSMFRRQFKMPQTLFLHIANVVTGHANYFVQRRDGMGKLGLSSLQKITVVFRMLAYGIPTEVADEYIK; this comes from the coding sequence ATGAATTTCAATATTGGAAGCCCATCTGAGTCATCATACTCTGATGGTGAAAATGATGATGGTGCAAATCTAATTAATGACATTGAGATGATTAATACAGAAGAAGAAACACTAATCACCATGAATGCAAACAACAACATCTGCATGGTTCGCTATCCCAATCAACTAAACAACAAGGCAGTCCATGGAGGCTCAGTTCTTGGTCATAGTACTATCAACCGCTATCGTGAAAGCGTTGATCGTAATTTGTTCAACGATTACTTCTCAAAGAACCCACGTTATAATGATTCAATGTTTCGTCGTCAATTTAAAATGCCTCAAACTTTATTTCTTCATATTGCTAATGTTGTAACAGGTCATGCCAACTATTTTGTACAGAGAAGGGATGGCATGGGTAAACTTGGGCTATCTAGTCTTCAAAAAATCACTGTCGTGTTTCGAATGTTAGCATATGGCATCCCAACAGAGGTTGCCGATGAGTACATAAAATAG